A single genomic interval of Macadamia integrifolia cultivar HAES 741 chromosome 6, SCU_Mint_v3, whole genome shotgun sequence harbors:
- the LOC122081431 gene encoding hydroquinone glucosyltransferase-like has translation MGEPQEEATHIVILPSPGMGHLIPLAEFAKRLILYHHFSITFTIPCDGPLPKAQKEALDALPKGINSVLLPPVNLDDLSADTLPEVLICRTMTRCLPSLREVLKSLIITSHLSALIVDQFGVDAFTVAKEFKVLSYLFFPSTAMSLWLFLYVPKLDEMYSCEYRDLPEPVKLPGCVPVHGSELFDPVQDRKNEAYSCILNLCRGIVSADGVLLNSFMDLEPGAIKAFMEGGELCTLQIYPVGPLIRTGSADVGDANECLKWLDDQPDGSVLFVSFGSGGVLSPEQLNELALGLEQSEQRFLWVIRSPTSKSVNANFFDAQSIEDPFSHLPQGFLERTKGRGLVVPSWAPQIQVLNHGSTGGFLTHCGWNSTLESIVNGVPLIAWPLYAEQKMNAVMLVEDMKVALRPKEREDGIIGREEIGKVLRSLLEGEEGQSVRSRMKELKDAAARVLSEEGSSTQSLSEVAQIWRTHKPYRI, from the coding sequence ATGGGAGAACCACAAGAAGAAGCTACCCATATTGTCATTCTACCCTCACCAGGGATGGGTCACCTCATCCCACTAGCCGAGTTTGCAAAGAGACTCATTCTCTATCACCACTTCTCAATTACCTTCACCATCCCTTGTGATGGTCCTCTACCGAAAGCCCAGAAAGAAGCCCTTGATGCACTTCCCAAAGGAATAAATTCTGTGTTACTCCCACCGGTTAATCTAGATGACCTCTCTGCGGACACACTTCCCGAGGTTCTCATTTGTCGCACCATGACTCGCTGTCTTCCTTCACTTAGGGAGGTACTTAAGAGCCTAATTATCACTTCTCATCTCTCTGCTTTAATTGTTGATCAATTTGGCGTTGATGCGTTCACAGTGGCCAAGGAATTCAAGGTTTTGTCataccttttctttccttctacaGCTATGTCTTTGTGGTTATTCTTATATGTGCCAAAGCTAGATGAGATGTACTCTTGTGAGTATAGAGACCTACCTGAACCGGTGAAATTGCCCGGATGCGTACCTGTTCATGGAAGTGAATTGTTCGACCCGGTTCAGGATCGAAAGAATGAAGCATATTCATGCATTCTTAACCTTTGTAGAGGTATTGTATCGGCTGATGGGGTGTTATTGAATAGCTTCATGGATTTGGAACCGGGTGCAATCAAAGCTTTTATGGAAGGTGGAGAGTTGTGTACACTGCAGATTTATCCTGTCGGACCGCTTATAAGGACCGGTTCAGCGGATGTGGGTGATGCAAATGAATGCCTCAAGTGGTTGGATGATCAACCAGATGGGTCAGTTCTGTTTGTTTCATTTGGGAGTGGAGGAGTTTTGTCACCAGAGCAGTTGAATGAATTGGCCTTAGGATTGGAGCAAAGTGAACAAAGATTTCTATGGGTTATTAGAAGCCCAACTAGTAAATCTGTTAATGCCAACTTCTTTGATGCCCAGAGCATAGAGGATCCATTTTCACACTTACCACAAGGGTTCTTGGAGAGGACCAAAGGAAGAGGCCTTGTGGTGCCCTCATGGGCTCCTCAGATCCAAGTGCTAAATCATGGCTCGACTGGAGGGTTCCTGACTCATTGTGGGTGGAACTCAACTTTGGAGAGTATTGTCAATGGTGTGCCCTTGATTGCTTGGCCACTCTATGCAGAGCAAAAGATGAATGCAGTGATGCTAGTGGAGGACATGAAGGTGGCACTGAGGCctaaagagagagaagatggaaTTATAGGGAGAGAAGAGATTGGGAAGGTGTTGAGGAGCCTactggaaggagaagaagggcaGAGCGTAAGAAGCAGGATGAAGGAGCTCAAGGACGCAGCAGCCAGGGTGTTAAGTGAAGAAGGGTCTTCAACACAGTCACTCTCTGAGGTGGCACAGATATGGAGGACCCATAAGCCATATAGAATTTGA